A portion of the Polaribacter cellanae genome contains these proteins:
- a CDS encoding alpha/beta fold hydrolase: MTDQLKTEGKYTYAEAGEGPAIIVLHGLMGALSNFGATFNHFSNNGYHVLIPELPLYSLPLLKTNVKNMAKFLYEFIEYKNLKNVILLGNSLGGHIGLYFTKHYPEKVGALVLTGSSGLYEKAMGDSFPKRGNYEYIEKKAKGVFYDPKIATKELVDDVFKIVNDRSAVIRTLSIAKSAIRHNMANDLPDMKQPTCLIWGKQDTVTPPEVATDFDKLLPNSDLFWIDKCGHAAMMERPEEFNKILMDWLTARKL; encoded by the coding sequence ATGACGGACCAGTTAAAAACCGAAGGAAAATATACGTATGCAGAAGCTGGAGAGGGACCTGCAATCATTGTTTTACACGGATTAATGGGTGCTTTAAGCAATTTTGGTGCTACTTTTAATCACTTTTCCAACAATGGATATCATGTTTTAATTCCAGAATTACCTTTATATTCTTTACCACTCTTAAAAACAAACGTAAAGAACATGGCTAAATTTTTATACGAATTTATTGAGTACAAAAACCTGAAGAATGTTATTCTCTTAGGAAATTCTTTAGGAGGACATATTGGGTTATACTTTACAAAACATTACCCAGAAAAAGTGGGTGCACTGGTATTAACAGGAAGTTCTGGCTTGTATGAAAAAGCAATGGGAGACAGCTTTCCAAAGAGAGGAAACTACGAATATATCGAAAAAAAAGCCAAAGGTGTTTTTTACGACCCAAAAATTGCAACCAAAGAATTGGTAGACGATGTTTTTAAAATTGTAAACGATAGAAGTGCTGTAATTAGAACTTTGTCGATTGCAAAAAGTGCAATTAGACACAATATGGCTAACGATTTACCAGATATGAAACAACCAACCTGCCTTATTTGGGGAAAACAAGACACAGTTACGCCTCCAGAAGTTGCTACAGATTTCGATAAATTATTACCAAATTCCGATTTATTTTGGATTGATAAATGTGGACACGCAGCAATGATGGAAAGACCAGAAGAATTTAATAAAATTCTAATGGACTGGCTTACTGCAAGAAAATTATAA
- a CDS encoding division/cell wall cluster transcriptional repressor MraZ has translation MIHLIGTYECKADAKGRVMFSSALKKQLQPVLNEGFVIKRAVFQPCLELYSIKEWNLMMEKINKLNRFIKKNNDFIRRFTAGVKMVEFDATGRILIPKDLCEFASIKKQVVLSSAVNIIEIWDKDNYEKAIDDAAVDFADLAEEVMGNTDFDELS, from the coding sequence GTGATTCATTTAATTGGTACATATGAATGTAAGGCAGATGCAAAAGGTAGGGTGATGTTTTCATCGGCTCTAAAGAAGCAGTTGCAACCAGTTTTAAATGAGGGTTTTGTAATTAAAAGAGCTGTTTTTCAACCATGTTTAGAGTTGTATTCGATAAAAGAATGGAACTTGATGATGGAAAAAATAAACAAACTAAACCGTTTCATAAAAAAGAACAACGATTTTATTAGAAGATTTACAGCTGGCGTAAAAATGGTGGAATTCGATGCGACTGGAAGAATTTTAATTCCGAAAGATTTGTGTGAGTTCGCTTCGATAAAAAAACAAGTGGTTTTGTCTTCTGCAGTAAATATTATTGAGATTTGGGACAAAGACAACTACGAAAAAGCGATTGACGATGCAGCAGTAGATTTCGCAGATTTAGCAGAGGAAGTAATGGGAAATACAGATTTCGATGAATTATCATAA